One region of Chitinispirillales bacterium ANBcel5 genomic DNA includes:
- a CDS encoding glycosyltransferase family 4 protein has protein sequence MLIVLLANTSWYLYNFRKKLILSLLENGHEVFVCAPFDSYSEKLEALGAKYRNIKLSQNSISIIKEVISLISIKNILKEVNPSYLLTFTPKGNIYPALVKPKKTKQVTNISGLGEGFDKDSLLSKVLQLLFKVSLSKSEKILFQNQEDMNSFIKKSIVSPRNSIRINGSGVDIARFHPAKGKKFSDTKMCFLTVGRVIEKKGYRLILSLIQLYPNILNMAEFHIVGIVDKNRPKSIELYKELQAAADRGSIKLHDPVDDIEKIISQAHCMLLPSTYNEGVPRSLLEGLACGMPVITTDWKGCRDTVSEGQNGYLVKPGSVDDLYEKITKMCHLSDKEYAQFSNKSRRLALEKFDENEIVSTYMNIILNAPI, from the coding sequence ATGCTAATAGTGCTGCTTGCCAATACGAGCTGGTATCTTTATAACTTTAGAAAGAAATTAATTTTGAGTCTGCTTGAAAATGGACATGAAGTCTTTGTTTGTGCTCCTTTTGATAGCTATTCGGAAAAACTTGAAGCGCTGGGGGCAAAATATAGGAATATTAAACTATCCCAAAACAGTATTAGTATTATAAAAGAGGTGATCTCCTTAATAAGTATAAAAAATATTCTCAAAGAAGTCAATCCAAGCTACTTATTAACGTTTACCCCAAAGGGTAACATATACCCAGCACTTGTTAAACCAAAGAAAACTAAGCAGGTTACAAATATTTCTGGTCTGGGAGAAGGATTTGATAAGGACTCTCTTCTTTCGAAAGTATTACAACTGCTTTTTAAGGTATCTCTTAGTAAGTCAGAAAAAATTTTGTTCCAAAATCAGGAGGACATGAATTCATTCATAAAAAAGAGTATAGTAAGTCCTCGAAACAGTATAAGAATAAATGGTTCCGGGGTAGATATAGCAAGGTTCCATCCCGCAAAAGGGAAAAAGTTTTCTGATACCAAAATGTGCTTTCTTACTGTTGGAAGAGTAATTGAGAAAAAAGGGTATAGGCTAATACTTTCCCTAATTCAGCTTTATCCAAATATTCTGAATATGGCTGAATTCCATATTGTAGGGATTGTAGATAAAAATCGTCCTAAATCAATTGAGCTATACAAAGAACTGCAAGCGGCAGCAGATAGAGGTAGCATTAAATTACACGACCCCGTAGACGATATAGAAAAAATTATATCGCAAGCACATTGTATGCTACTGCCCTCAACATATAATGAGGGGGTTCCCAGGTCTTTACTTGAGGGTCTTGCGTGTGGTATGCCTGTAATTACAACTGATTGGAAGGGTTGCAGAGATACTGTTTCGGAAGGTCAGAATGGTTATCTTGTGAAACCAGGATCGGTGGACGATCTTTATGAAAAGATAACCAAAATGTGTCATCTCTCAGACAAGGAGTATGCACAATTTTCTAATAAATCCAGGAGACTTGCATTGGAAAAGTTTGATGAAAATGAAATCGTTTCTACTTATATGAATATTATCTTAAATGCCCCTATTTAG
- a CDS encoding DUF4143 domain-containing protein produces MLAHFHGQIWNAAEPARSLGFGESTVRRYLDILSDIFMVRQLKPYYANIKKRQVKSPKIYFRDSGLLHHLLGIRTEKELLCHPRCGASWEGYVLEEVINLYKPEESYFWATHNNAEIDLILEKEGKLTGVECKRADAPKITPSIRIALDNLGLEEVFVIYPGPISYSLSENVKVIPFNEIKSMPSL; encoded by the coding sequence ATGCTTGCTCATTTCCATGGTCAGATATGGAATGCAGCAGAGCCTGCGAGAAGCTTAGGATTTGGAGAGAGTACCGTAAGGAGATATCTGGATATTTTATCAGATATTTTTATGGTACGACAGCTTAAGCCCTATTATGCAAACATCAAGAAACGCCAGGTGAAATCGCCCAAAATTTATTTCAGAGACTCGGGGTTGCTGCATCATCTGCTTGGTATAAGGACCGAAAAAGAGCTATTATGCCATCCCAGATGCGGGGCATCCTGGGAAGGGTACGTTCTTGAGGAAGTAATAAATTTGTATAAACCTGAGGAGTCTTACTTTTGGGCAACACACAACAATGCCGAAATTGATTTGATATTGGAAAAGGAGGGTAAACTTACAGGGGTGGAGTGTAAACGAGCCGATGCGCCAAAAATTACTCCGTCAATTCGTATCGCGCTGGATAACTTAGGGCTGGAAGAGGTCTTTGTCATCTATCCTGGGCCTATATCATATTCTTTATCGGAAAATGTTAAGGTTATTCCATTTAATGAGATAAAGAGTATGCCAAGTCTTTGA
- a CDS encoding AAA family ATPase, with product MITRESIKKEITDALKRSRIVALVGPRQCGKTTLAREFVSVDSLEYFDLEDPLSLARLDEPMTGLKDLKGIVVIDEIQRKPDLFEVLRVLCDRNPLPAKFLILGSASPDLINRSSETLTGRIEIIEMQGFSISEAGIDKHMHHWLRGAFRSLFCLIPTVTAIYGGEIISKLFLKEISGLWALVFRQLQCYGSGQCLLISMVRYGMQQSLREA from the coding sequence ATGATTACACGAGAAAGCATAAAAAAAGAGATCACTGATGCTCTGAAGCGCAGCAGAATTGTTGCTTTAGTAGGTCCAAGGCAGTGTGGCAAAACTACCTTAGCCCGAGAGTTTGTTTCGGTAGATTCGCTGGAATATTTCGATCTTGAGGATCCGTTGAGTCTTGCACGGCTTGACGAACCAATGACGGGTTTGAAGGATTTAAAAGGCATTGTAGTGATAGATGAAATTCAGAGGAAACCGGATCTTTTTGAGGTATTAAGGGTTCTTTGTGATCGTAATCCTTTACCCGCCAAGTTTTTGATACTTGGAAGTGCTTCACCGGATTTGATCAACAGATCATCGGAAACGTTAACCGGTCGTATTGAGATCATCGAAATGCAGGGCTTTTCGATTTCTGAAGCAGGCATTGACAAGCATATGCATCATTGGCTCCGGGGGGCTTTCCGCTCTCTTTTTTGTCTGATACCAACAGTAACAGCGATATATGGAGGCGAAATTATATCAAAACTGTTTCTGAAAGAGATATCAGGCTTATGGGCTTTAGTATTCCGTCAACTGCAATGTTACGGTTCTGGGCAATGCTTGCTCATTTCCATGGTCAGATATGGAATGCAGCAGAGCCTGCGAGAAGCTTAG
- a CDS encoding capsule assembly Wzi family protein, which translates to MKKSIILLYILSCFNIVYSSSVISNINRFELSKKYLNSVATKISVSPPFLSLPGQIFECDLPLNFFKQEQALSFDLKFSTALEVQDKKAVFGVFDAIGQYKTPWLNARVRLNAYNLNSSTEYDFQEIEVERFISDRSAPITGMSEKDFIMPEAFLTFMYQNLQLGFGRKRLRWGPGFKGTLLHSGHTHAPFYFYHFKLDLADRIRMSAYLSGYDDEISFDRDDFSMDRVPGKLAMLSENPDQQIPTRYGAAHRVDVKFNKHFQLGIYEKVSFYGSQDLVRYANPLQMYYVGQRGGDNAPNLLGGFDFNLIFYPLRIYGEFLNDDITNFDTTGNPSKYALQLGGSWFFGDGILSEIGLEYTHVSYYTYGHYSVLNRHTFWGESLGWPWGNDQDLFHARALFRFRPDIIARVEANYWLLGEGTVYDSWHEDGRPNYDDKPYFPEDPNRIWSFILSATYLPRDWISLNMYYRPWVKNKELNHSFHTYLTIGLPWNLNYSLD; encoded by the coding sequence ATGAAAAAATCGATAATTTTACTCTATATTCTCAGTTGTTTTAACATAGTTTATTCATCTTCTGTTATTTCGAACATTAATAGATTTGAATTATCTAAAAAATATCTTAATTCTGTTGCCACAAAAATAAGTGTTTCGCCACCCTTTTTATCACTTCCTGGCCAAATATTTGAGTGTGACTTACCACTCAATTTTTTTAAACAGGAACAGGCGCTTTCTTTTGATTTGAAGTTCTCAACGGCATTAGAAGTTCAGGACAAGAAAGCTGTTTTTGGGGTCTTCGATGCGATTGGTCAGTATAAAACCCCTTGGCTCAATGCAAGAGTTAGATTAAATGCTTACAATCTAAATAGCTCAACAGAATACGATTTTCAGGAAATAGAGGTTGAAAGATTCATTTCTGATAGAAGTGCACCTATCACTGGGATGTCAGAAAAAGATTTTATAATGCCGGAAGCATTTTTGACATTTATGTATCAAAACCTACAGCTTGGTTTTGGGCGTAAAAGGTTGAGATGGGGGCCTGGTTTTAAAGGTACACTTCTTCATTCCGGACATACTCATGCACCCTTTTATTTCTACCACTTTAAGCTTGATCTTGCTGATCGAATAAGAATGTCAGCCTATTTATCCGGGTACGATGATGAAATTTCATTTGATCGGGATGATTTTTCTATGGACAGGGTTCCAGGAAAATTGGCAATGTTATCTGAAAATCCTGACCAGCAAATCCCCACAAGATACGGTGCAGCACATCGGGTGGATGTTAAATTTAATAAGCATTTCCAGCTTGGTATTTATGAGAAAGTTTCGTTCTATGGTTCACAAGATCTCGTCCGTTATGCCAATCCTCTTCAGATGTATTATGTCGGTCAAAGGGGTGGAGACAATGCGCCGAACTTGTTAGGTGGTTTTGATTTTAACCTGATATTCTACCCATTAAGAATATATGGAGAGTTTCTGAATGATGATATAACAAACTTTGATACCACTGGAAATCCAAGCAAGTACGCACTTCAACTGGGCGGTTCATGGTTTTTTGGTGATGGGATCTTAAGTGAGATAGGGCTTGAATACACCCATGTGAGTTACTACACTTATGGGCATTACAGCGTTTTAAATCGCCATACATTTTGGGGTGAAAGCTTAGGGTGGCCTTGGGGTAATGATCAGGACCTATTTCATGCAAGAGCACTTTTTCGTTTCAGGCCGGATATAATTGCGAGAGTGGAGGCAAATTACTGGCTTCTGGGTGAAGGTACAGTTTATGATTCCTGGCACGAAGATGGAAGACCAAACTATGATGATAAACCTTATTTTCCGGAGGATCCGAATCGGATCTGGTCATTTATACTTTCTGCGACTTATTTACCAAGGGATTGGATTTCTTTAAACATGTATTACAGACCCTGGGTGAAAAATAAAGAACTTAATCACAGTTTCCATACCTATCTTACGATCGGTTTGCCATGGAATCTTAATTACAGCTTAGATTAA
- a CDS encoding DUF2442 domain-containing protein codes for MIREFFSELKDENYFKQVKPLFIGISWPNQQDFSADTIEHEMHSVEETVDNAKRN; via the coding sequence TTGATAAGGGAGTTTTTTTCTGAACTAAAAGATGAAAACTACTTCAAACAGGTAAAGCCCCTCTTTATCGGAATATCCTGGCCTAACCAACAGGATTTCAGTGCAGATACCATTGAACATGAAATGCATTCAGTTGAAGAGACCGTGGATAATGCAAAAAGAAATTAA
- a CDS encoding glycosyltransferase family 4 protein, with the protein MLRILFIKDRIGPGGASKLLRELLPRFKQQGHYVEVLFLTTIDEKGFMAELGNLGVVVNHINSNKPYSPLNIFSIKNHLKHGHYHIVHCHLFPTSYWVSFAVKLLRKKPKVVFTEHSTHNKRRDLWYFKYIDKFIYKSFDSIISISQKTQDILLKWLNEDSDRFTVVENGININKFKNSIPYNKSEINQTFNDTTKLICMAGRFKAPKDQRTVIEAMSDLPTNSHLILLGEGPLRTEYEDLVKNLSLEGRVHFLGFRNDIERIFKTVDIIVLSSYWEGFGLVAAEGMASGKPVVVSNVDGLREVVQNGGVLVEKGNSTELSDVLKVLISNKQYYSVISKKCLQRSKRYDIEVMVAKYLEIYSNLNAFQESFMWTSR; encoded by the coding sequence ATGTTGAGAATACTTTTTATCAAAGATAGAATTGGCCCTGGTGGTGCTTCAAAACTCCTCAGAGAGCTATTGCCAAGGTTTAAACAACAAGGCCATTATGTAGAAGTGCTATTCTTAACCACTATAGATGAAAAAGGGTTCATGGCAGAGTTGGGTAACCTAGGAGTAGTGGTAAATCATATTAATAGCAATAAACCATACAGCCCTCTTAACATATTTAGTATAAAAAATCATTTAAAACATGGTCATTACCATATTGTTCACTGCCACTTGTTTCCAACCAGTTATTGGGTTTCTTTTGCTGTAAAACTACTCCGAAAAAAACCAAAAGTTGTGTTTACAGAACATAGCACTCATAATAAACGCAGAGATTTATGGTATTTTAAATACATTGATAAGTTTATATACAAAAGTTTTGATTCTATTATTTCAATAAGCCAAAAAACACAGGACATTTTATTAAAATGGTTAAATGAAGATAGTGATAGGTTTACTGTCGTTGAAAACGGTATAAATATAAATAAATTCAAAAATTCTATCCCGTATAATAAATCAGAAATCAATCAAACTTTCAATGATACTACCAAATTAATTTGTATGGCAGGAAGATTCAAGGCTCCAAAGGACCAGAGAACAGTTATTGAAGCTATGTCTGATTTGCCAACTAATAGCCACTTGATCTTACTAGGCGAAGGTCCCCTTAGAACAGAATATGAAGATCTAGTAAAGAATCTGAGCCTTGAAGGTAGAGTTCATTTTCTTGGTTTCAGAAATGATATTGAGAGGATATTTAAGACAGTTGACATTATTGTACTATCATCTTATTGGGAAGGGTTTGGGCTAGTTGCTGCAGAAGGAATGGCTTCGGGTAAACCTGTTGTAGTAAGCAATGTGGACGGGTTGAGAGAGGTTGTACAAAACGGAGGTGTTTTAGTTGAAAAAGGTAATTCAACTGAATTATCTGATGTTCTAAAAGTGTTAATTTCTAATAAACAATACTATTCGGTGATATCAAAGAAATGCCTACAAAGATCCAAAAGGTATGACATAGAAGTAATGGTTGCTAAATACTTAGAAATATATTCAAACTTGAATGCCTTTCAAGAAAGTTTTATGTGGACATCAAGGTAG
- a CDS encoding glycosyltransferase, translated as MKKIIVYLPYEIKDQKNSGSSMRPQRMIRALKDIGHDVQLISGKGSSSRQKLKRVMVDVNKNRSNYIGVYIESCNLPLLFSDKKIRPSILFDLKVLISFKKAKLPISLFYRDVHWRYNLMQPKKLGSIVKKVTNLPLYQLDWIIYRKYVDKLFIPTLAMSDILPSKWPKKLLYDLPPGAEIREKENGVSNSKLRLLYVGGIKLPFYDLRGLFKAINKLNNVELTICCRKEEWELNQSMYGYIDYTKVKVVHKDGNDLDDLYKNADIFALLWASHPYLKHTLPYKLFETIGAGVPIITTAGTATTDFVNDNDIGWVVTGDNEIVDICNRLNSNRSELIETTKSIMSLRDCHTWDLRAKKIVSTLMST; from the coding sequence ATGAAAAAAATTATTGTATATCTGCCTTATGAAATAAAAGATCAGAAAAACAGTGGTAGTTCAATGCGTCCCCAAAGAATGATAAGGGCACTTAAAGATATCGGACATGATGTGCAATTAATTTCAGGAAAAGGCAGTTCATCTAGACAAAAATTAAAGAGGGTTATGGTGGATGTTAATAAAAACAGATCCAATTATATTGGTGTTTATATTGAAAGCTGTAATTTACCCCTCCTTTTTTCTGATAAGAAAATCAGACCCTCTATATTATTTGATTTAAAAGTACTAATATCTTTCAAGAAAGCTAAATTGCCTATATCTTTGTTTTATAGAGATGTACACTGGCGATACAATCTGATGCAACCCAAGAAACTAGGCTCTATCGTAAAAAAAGTAACCAATTTACCGCTATATCAATTAGACTGGATTATTTATCGAAAGTATGTTGACAAATTATTCATACCTACACTCGCTATGAGTGACATTTTACCTTCTAAGTGGCCTAAAAAATTATTATATGATTTACCTCCGGGAGCTGAAATAAGAGAGAAAGAAAATGGAGTGTCAAATTCAAAATTAAGGCTTCTTTATGTTGGGGGAATAAAATTGCCTTTTTATGACTTGCGAGGTTTGTTCAAAGCAATAAACAAATTGAACAATGTAGAGCTTACAATATGCTGCAGAAAAGAAGAGTGGGAATTAAATCAGTCTATGTACGGGTATATTGATTATACAAAAGTCAAAGTAGTTCATAAAGACGGAAATGACCTTGATGATTTGTATAAGAATGCTGATATTTTTGCTTTGCTTTGGGCATCTCATCCATATTTGAAACACACATTACCGTATAAACTTTTTGAGACAATTGGAGCTGGTGTGCCAATCATTACGACGGCAGGGACAGCAACAACTGATTTTGTAAATGACAATGATATCGGTTGGGTTGTTACAGGGGATAATGAAATAGTAGATATATGCAATCGCCTGAATAGCAACAGGTCAGAATTGATTGAAACTACTAAGTCAATCATGTCACTAAGAGATTGTCATACGTGGGATCTGAGAGCAAAAAAAATAGTTTCTACCTTGATGTCCACATAA